The window GGATGAATGTTGGACCCTTCCAAGGATGAATGTCGAATCCTTCCAAAGATTAATGTCGGATCCTTCCAAAGATGAATGTTGGGTCGGATCCTTCCAAGGATGAATGTCAGATCCTTCCAAGGATGAATGTCGGATCCTTCCAAGGATGAATGTTGGACCCTTCCAAGGATGAATGTCGAATCCTTCCAAAGATTAATGTCGGATCCTTCCAAAGATGAATGTTGGGTCGGATCCTTCCAAGGATGAATGTCAGATCCTTCCAAGGATGAATGTCGAATCCTTCCAAGGATGAATGTTGGACCCTTCCAAGGATGAATGTCTGATCCTTCCAAAGATTAATGTCGGATCCTTCCAAGGATGAATGTCGGATCCTTCCAAAGATGAATGTTGGGTCGGATCCTTCCATGGATGAACGTTGGATCCTTCCAAAGATTAATGTCGAATCCTTCCAAGGATGAATGTTGGACCCTTCCAAGGAAGAATGTCGGGTCAGACCCTTCCAATTGATGAATGCCAGATTCTCCCAAGGATGAATGTTGAGTTGGATCCTTTCATGCATGAATGTCGGATCCTTCCATGGATGAATATTCGTTCTTCCGAGGAGGAATGTTGGAGCCTCCAAGGATGAAGGTTGGATCCTTCCTAGAGAGAATATTGGATCCTTCCAAGGATGAATGTCGGATCCTTTCTCGGATGATTGTCCAATACTTCCAAGGAGTAATGTTGGCTCCTTCCAAGGATGAATGTCGGATCCTTCCAAAGATGAATGTTGGGTCGGATCCTTCCATGGATGAATGTTGGGTCGGATCCTTCCATGGATGAACGTTGGGTTGGATCCTTCCATGGATGAACGTTGGATCCTTCCAAAAATTAATGTTGGATCCTTCCAAAGATGAATGTTGGGTCAGATCCTTCCAAGGATGAATGTCAGATCCTTCCAAGGATGAATGTCGGATCCTTCCAAAGATTAATGTCGGATCCTTCCAAAGATGAATGTTGGGTCGGATCCTTCCAAGGATGAATGTCAGATCCTTCCAAGAATGAATGTCGGATCCTTCCAAGGATGAATGTTGGACCCTTCCAAGGATGAATGTCGGATCCTTCCAAAGATGAATGTCGGATCCTTCCAAGGATGAATGTCGGATCCTTCCAAGGATGAATGTTGGGTCGGATCCTTCCATGGATGAACGTTGGATCCTTCCAAAGATGAATGTTGGGTCGGATCCTTCCAAGGATGAATGTCAGATCCTTCCAAGGATGAATGTTGGATCCTTCCAAGGATGAATGTTGGACCCTTCCAAGGATGAATGTCGGATCTTTCCAAAGATTAATGTCGGATCCTTCCAAGGATGAATGTCGGATCCTTCCAAAGATGAATGTTGGGTCGGATCATTCCATGGATGAACGTTGGATCCTTCCAAAGATTAATGTCGGATCCTTCCAAGGATGAATGTTGGACCCTTCCAAGTATGAATGTCGGATCCTTCCAAGGATGAATGTCGGCTCCTTCCAAAGATGAATGTTGGGTCGGATCCTTCCATGGATGAACGTTGGATCCTTCCAAAGATTAATGTCGGATCCTTCCAAGGATGAATGTTGGACCCTTCCAAGGATGAATGTCGAATCCTTCCAAAGATTAATGTCGAATCATTCCAAAGATGAATGTTGGGTCGGATCCTTCCAAGGATGAACGTTAGATCCTTCCAAGGATGAATGTCGGATCCTTCCAAGGATGAATGTTGGACCCTTCTAAGGATGAATGTCGGATCCTTCCAAAGATTAATGTCGGATCCTTCCAAGGATGACTGTCGGATCCTTCCAAAGATGAATGTTGGGTCGGATCCTTCCATGGATGAACGTTGGATCCTTCCAAAGATTAATGTCGGATCCTTCCAAGGATGAATGTTGGACCCTTCCAAGTATGAATGTTGGATCCTTCCAAGGATGAATGTCGGCTCCTTCCAAAGATGAATGTTGGGTCGGATCCTTCCATGGATGAACGTTGGATCCTTCCAAAGATTAATGTCGGATCCTTCCAAAGATGAATGTTGGGTCGGATTCTTCCAAGGATGAATGTCAGATCCTTCCAAGGATGAATGTCAGATCCTTCCAAAGATGAATGTTGGACCCTTCCAAGGATGAATGTCGGATCCTTCCAAAGATTAATGTCGGATCCTTCCAAGGATGAATGTCGGATCCTTCCAAAGATGAATGTTGGGTCGGATCCTTCCATGGATGAATGTTGGACCCTTCCAAGTATGAATGTCGGATCCTTCCAAAGATTAATGTCGGATCCTTCCAAAGATGAATGTTGGGTCGGATACTTCCAAGGATGAATGTCAGATCCTTCCAAGGATGAATGTCGGATCCTTCCAAGGATGAATGTTGGACCCTTCCAAGGATGAATGTCGGATCCTTCCAAAGATTAATGTCAGATCCTTCCAAGGATGAATGTCGGATCCTTCCAAAGAATGTTGGGTCGGATCCTTCTAAGGATGAATGTTGGACCCTTCCAAGGATGAATGTCGGATCCTTCCAAAGATTAATGTCAGATCCTTCCAAGGATGAATGTCGGATCCTTCCAAAGATGAATGTTGGGTCGGATCCTTCCAAGGATGAATGTCAGATCTTTCCAAGGATGAATGTCGGATCCTTCCACGGATGAATGTTGGACCCTTCCAAGGATGAATGTCGGATCCTTCCAAAGATGAATGTTGGGTCGGATCCTTCCATGGATGAACGTTGGATCCTTCCAAAGATTAATGTCGGATCCTTCCAAAGATGAATGTTAGGTCGGATCCTTCCATGGATGAAGGTCGGCTCCTTCCTAGAAGGAATGTTGGGTCCTTCCAAGGAATGATGAGTTCATCAAGTGAGAGGCTGGTTTCCATGACAACAGTGGATCTGTTTACCATGGTTGAgctagtttagtttagtttttgaCATCTTATTATTATGAGTGTGAGGGGGTCGAGCCTGGGGCGTGTGTGCTCATCATGACAATAGAACTGATGTTGAGCGAAACATGATGTCAAGCTGGCATCAGTTTTGGTGGTTCAGATCGAGGtcacattgggaaaaaaaggattaaaaaaaacattcctgaGTGTTAGCTTGAGTGGGCGCCATGTGTGGACTGTTTCATCACAGAGCAGCACGTGAGTGTCGCCAACGACCGCAAAGTGACACAAACTATTCACTCTCACCCCCCCCTCCCCGGGCCCTCCATAATCCCATTATGTGTGGCAATGAGCTGCCAGCGTCAATCAGCGTCGTCGTCATGCCAACGTGCCGCCGCGGGCTGGCCCCTGTACAGTCGGCCAATGGGGAGCGTCCTGGTTGATTAGCCACCCGTGATCTCGTTAGATGTCCCCGCCCTTTCCAGGGGGATACACCGAGGATGGAGGGAAACACAAAAAGAACTTTTGGGCTGACGCAACACCCCCTCTGGCAGCCATGTTGGACATGCTGGTAGTATGCATGAAGTGGTTACCATGACTTCTGGGAAGACCTTCTACGAGATTCCATTTGTGAGAGGTCATTGTTCTTCCACAGcaaactcctccaagcatgcctttacgGACAAAGTTGTTAGACACAGCACAAGTTTGTTGTTTCGTTCAACTTAATGTGCACACACCAATGCTAGCTCATAGTGCtaatgatgacatcataatttTGTCTGCACTTCATGTAGGGTACCCTGCATGGACATGGAAAAAAGCTGGAGGAGAAGTAAGTCATTTTCTAGACAACTGCGGTTGTTAGTGTGGAAACAATGCTAACTTTATGAAGCTGATGAATagattacctccaccaaggaactAACATGgactcaacaaaaacaaaaagtggaTTGATAAAGTCCAAAGATGTGTGGATTCATCCTCGTAAAGTCATGTGACTAAAGTGGATTAACTCAATTTATTCTGTGACcgtgctcacacacacatacacacacacactacaacaGCGTTTCTAAACAAAAGTCCTTCTCTTTGAACTGATGACATTTGGAGACAATTGGGGTGGAGAGGTGAAGAGGCGGCGCCACAGATCACCTGAGTGAGGCACCTATCACTGTGATGTCACACTGACAGAGTGGATCTCTAAAGTATCAGTCCAACTCCTACTTGGATGTGTCCCAGAGAGACAGGCCTACTGctgagcacacacacgcacaactgGGACAGCCTGGTCTTAACTAGTCCGTCCTAAAAACACTTTTCTCTATTTGACTTCCTATTCCTTCTCGTGTGTGCATGATGTCGCTGGCAGTCGATGCAGTGTGAATGAGGATGTGGACATAGACAGCATGATGAAGACGGGACGTGTCTAATTGCTGCAATGTTTCCACTCTGGAAACTTTTGTCACACAACCGTCTGATGCAACAGCGAACATGAAATGATTTGCTCTTAACTCAATTGGAGACAATCATGTCCATTATTAACACAACCcctcactgacacacacacacgaaagtGAAATTCAGCATATTTGAGTCTCTGTCATGCTCAGCAAATCAGACTAAAATGatgtcaaaacacacacacacacacacctcctagTGACGGACAGTCAGAATGACTTACCTTGGTATATACGCTCTCTCgctctcactcactcacacacacacacacacacacacacacagagtgtagTTAATCTCCACTTAATGTATTAACCGTATCACCAATCGCCATGATGATGCCTCCTGCAGACACGTGAGTGCAGCACGAGAACGACAATGCTAATGTCACATGCTCAAAGTTTTTGGCATAAAAGGAACTTAAAGCAAACACATTGTCATTTTATTCTATTTCTCTTTAGTACAAAATACATTTATCttcatatgattttttttttttacaaaaataaaaacaagtgaaatGTTTTGGACTCAAACACATTCTTAACCACACACACTTTGATTATGAGCAATAAAACACTGACTGCTATGAGAGCATATGAAAAATACATGCATATATTTATTTGAAGTCAGACAGCTAAAACTTAGTTACCAATTAGCCATTTTAGCATTAGCTGTCTGGACAAACATCTTTTTTATTCTAGTAGtactttttattccattttactGTCATGAAGCATTAATGTTCCCCCACACCAACCCAACCCAAACCAACAGGAAACGAGGTGATTAAATGTCTTGCAAGGCAAAGGACTGTTTTACAGTGTCTcaagtgggcggggctccatTGACGTAGCTCAGGTGGAAGTTGCGCTGCGTTCTGCTCATGCCGCGGCGACACGGCGGCTCTAGGAAGTTCCAGAGTAGACAGGCCAGCAGGGAGACAACGGCGGCCAGCAGGAGGCAGATGAGAGCTGGGAAGGGTGGGGCCCGAGGAGCCCTGCTGCTGGGCGGGAGTGGGGGACAGGAGGTGTTAGCGTCTGaataataaattcaaataaCGTCTTTTTCTGGCACTGAAGATGCAGAGCGGACTTTCATGTAACAGCTGGAGGATATACGACTTTAtttcttttatgactttttttctcctctttgcgaccacacacacactaacgaGCCAATCAAAGACGTAATTGTAAAGTGTCACAGCCAGACTTTGTTTAGTCCATCCAGCTAACTAGCAGCCATCTGAACATTCTTATCAAGGCTCATTTATGCGCAACGTTAGATACGCACGCATCCTTCCGTCTTCACTCTTTTTGTCCCCAATTATTTCTCTCTATGGAAGGTTGTGGACATGTTGCAGTACCAGCAGAAACCATGGGGGCAGTGTTGCGATTTAAAGCCAAGCAGAAACGTTGCCTTAGAACGCATGGGTGTCTACACATGGTCACCACGTTCATGCCAGTAGAAGTATGttgaatttgtgtgtgtgtgtgtgtaggactTGTTCACCTTTGTTGAGGAAGAAGATGCTCAGCTTCATCGCAACATGAccccttctcctcctcttcatcatgaTCATCGGTCTGAAACAATAACACTTCCGGTTCGTTTGTGTGGAATGATGCCATCCTCACAAGTGGACTGACCCGTGACTGCCGTCGCTCCCTCGTCCAATGAGGCCAGGAGTTTGAGACGCGAGAGGTGTCATCTTGGCAACGTGGGATCTCGGCGACGCCAGACAGCGCATGGACCGCCGGTTTGTCGGCGACGCTGAACTGCAACAACGTTAATCATCAGAGAGCAAAAGGCTCcgcccacaaatggccaaacATAGGTAAAAACACAAAGTTGTTGTATGAGGTCCATTTATTTTCTTGCCGTGGATCAGTACTTGGCCAGAAGGAACCAAGGGGGGAACCTAAGACGTTAATAAGCAGAATGTGCGGCTAGAACTGTGCCTCAGTTGGTAGCCGCCCTCCACCACGGCCAAAAATCCTAAACTAATTAAGTCTTCCCCACCAGTCGTCTAGGGGGCAGTCATgcacatttacttttttttttcccagaaataAGAAAGCTGATTGACTTATGGAGATGCAACCCACCTGTCCATCAGTCTGCACAGCTTTACAGCAGGAAGGCGGGGAGGGGCTCTGGCCTCCCAGCCACGCCCTCACACGCCCATCAAAGCCAACCGCCTCGCCGTCTTGGTCTTCTGGTGTGGAGGTCACCCAATGGTTCCAATGATGGTGAGCTGCGTTCAAGTCCTGCAAGTAAAGAAGAGACGCGTCAGCGAGGACCTGTCAATCACCACCAGCGTGCGTCCATGTGACTCACCATTTCCGCCTCCTGGTTGATGGCGTCATTGCTGATATCAGAGTTCAAGGAGCTGATGTAGCTCCGCCTCTTTAAGCGTGTGTTACACTCACCTGCAAGCcaagacaaacaggaagtgaccaatGACATCATCTCATCTGCATCCTGGTACCATCCACCTGTGCAGGCGTTGAAGTAGGAGTCGCCACTACAGGAGACGGACCGTCCAACATCCACTGAAGGGTCCCACTCCAGGTGCTCATGGGAAGGTGAGGGTGGagatgatggaggaggaggagggtggcgGTCTGAGAGGAGAAGATGATGAGTTAGAAGTTTGAGGTTGTCAACAGCAACAAGAATCACTGAGCCACCTTTAAGGCTGACTGGCAGGTCCAGGGGGGATCCCTCCTCCTCGAACAACATCTCTGATGGACAGCCAGAATCTGGAGGCGGGGTCAGCATGAAGTCATCCTCAAACACCTGCATGAAGAAGAGGAGACAAGCATgatgaacacacacgcacacacacacacacacacacacacacacacacacgcacacgcacgagTGCGTCATCGCAGGGTGCTCACCAGTTTCATGCTAAGCAGCCGCATGTGTGTGCGTCCGATGTTGTTGTACACGTGACTGCAGCTCCTCAGCAGCTCCAGCAGGTGGCGCTCCACACGCTGAGCGTCAGACGGCTCGCAAAGTTGGATCAGCCCCTCGCCGCGCTTCAGCAGGCCGCTGACCCGACCAGAGTTCACGCACACGCACTCCTGGAAGGCCTAATGTCGACCACACATGATGGTGACCTTGTgtaacacacagacacacgcacacacgtacacacctGGAGTTGTGCAAGCTTCTCACAGGTGCTTCCTGTCAGCTGTTGTACATCTAGTAGACGGACTTCCAGCTCAGCCAACCACAGAGCAAGCTCCTCCCTCTCAGCCTCAAACTCCTCCCAAAGGCACACAAAGTTCTGGAAGAGTTTGTCAATTTAGTTCGGATTCTTCTGGCTCAGACCTTCAG is drawn from Dunckerocampus dactyliophorus isolate RoL2022-P2 chromosome 12, RoL_Ddac_1.1, whole genome shotgun sequence and contains these coding sequences:
- the si:ch211-137a8.2 gene encoding nesprin-2 isoform X1; translation: MSESDTPPSNVSDYLTAMESCDSSTDPTSTQAAASGWSQDGDLLGCDQLERRWLLWHAFMKEHAHLDAWLQLAEQAVCSQNWTQVTYASAKEDLRRFERLRCEAGTRLVQLDGLTHKNRMLTRLFKGAMRARLLVAARECGQRWDDVNVKLESITGRLTNFVCLWEEFEAEREELALWLAELEVRLLDVQQLTGSTCEKLAQLQAFQECVCVNSGRVSGLLKRGEGLIQLCEPSDAQRVERHLLELLRSCSHVYNNIGRTHMRLLSMKLVFEDDFMLTPPPDSGCPSEMLFEEEGSPLDLPVSLKDRHPPPPPSSPPSPSHEHLEWDPSVDVGRSVSCSGDSYFNACTGGWYQDADEMMSLVTSCLSWLAGECNTRLKRRSYISSLNSDISNDAINQEAEMDLNAAHHHWNHWVTSTPEDQDGEAVGFDGRVRAWLGGQSPSPPSCCKAVQTDGQFSVADKPAVHALSGVAEIPRCQDDTSRVSNSWPHWTRERRQSRVSPLVRMASFHTNEPEVLLFQTDDHDEEEEKGSCCDEAEHLLPQQSRAPRAPPFPALICLLLAAVVSLLACLLWNFLEPPCRRGMSRTQRNFHLSYVNGAPPT
- the si:ch211-137a8.2 gene encoding nesprin-2 isoform X2, whose amino-acid sequence is MSESDTPPSNVSDYLTAMESCDSSTDPTSTQAAASGWSQDGDLLGCDQLERRWLLWHAFMKEHAHLDAWLQLAEQAVCSQNWTQVTYASAKEDLRRFERLRCEAGTRLVQLDGLTHKNRMLTRLFKGAMRARLLVAARECGQRWDDVNVKLESITGRLTNFVCLWEEFEAEREELALWLAELEVRLLDVQQLTGSTCEKLAQLQAFQECVCVNSGRVSGLLKRGEGLIQLCEPSDAQRVERHLLELLRSCSHVYNNIGRTHMRLLSMKLVFEDDFMLTPPPDSGCPSEMLFEEEGSPLDLPVSLKDRHPPPPPSSPPSPSHEHLEWDPSVDVGRSVSCSGDSYFNACTGGWYQDADEMMSLVTSCLSWLAGECNTRLKRRSYISSLNSDISNDAINQEAEMDLNAAHHHWNHWVTSTPEDQDGEAVGFDGRVRAWLGGQSPSPPSCCKAVQTDGQFSVADKPAVHALSGVAEIPRCQDDTSRVSNSWPHWTRERRQSRTDDHDEEEEKGSCCDEAEHLLPQQSRAPRAPPFPALICLLLAAVVSLLACLLWNFLEPPCRRGMSRTQRNFHLSYVNGAPPT
- the si:ch211-137a8.2 gene encoding nesprin-2 isoform X3; this translates as MSESDTPPSNVSDYLTAMESCDSSTDPTSTQAAASGWSQDGDLLGCDQLERRWLLWHAFMKEHAHLDAWLQLAEQAVCSQNWTQVTYASAKEDLRRFERLRCEAGTRLVQLDGLTHKNRMLTRLFKGAMRARLLVAARECGQRWDDVNVKLESITGRLTNFVCLWEEFEAEREELALWLAELEVRLLDVQQLTGSTCEKLAQLQAFQECVCVNSGRVSGLLKRGEGLIQLCEPSDAQRVERHLLELLRSCSHVYNNIGRTHMRLLSMKLVFEDDFMLTPPPDSGCPSEMLFEEEGSPLDLPVSLKDRHPPPPPSSPPSPSHEHLEWDPSVDVGRSVSCSGDSYFNACTGECNTRLKRRSYISSLNSDISNDAINQEAEMDLNAAHHHWNHWVTSTPEDQDGEAVGFDGRVRAWLGGQSPSPPSCCKAVQTDGQFSVADKPAVHALSGVAEIPRCQDDTSRVSNSWPHWTRERRQSRVSPLVRMASFHTNEPEVLLFQTDDHDEEEEKGSCCDEAEHLLPQQSRAPRAPPFPALICLLLAAVVSLLACLLWNFLEPPCRRGMSRTQRNFHLSYVNGAPPT